The Citrifermentans bemidjiense Bem genome window below encodes:
- the hepT gene encoding type VII toxin-antitoxin system HepT family RNase toxin, translated as MTDIILNKKDSIERCVGQIRSYYRLPSDVPFEEDYLRQDAIALNLQRACEQCIDLANHAIKVGKLGLPKESRDSFRLLAANGVIPKDLAAHLEGMVGFRNVLVHEYQHLDIKLMVDVIENKLDDLLMFVDTIVEHYLNKA; from the coding sequence ATGACTGACATCATTCTCAACAAGAAAGACAGCATCGAGCGGTGTGTCGGGCAGATAAGAAGTTACTACAGGCTTCCTTCCGATGTTCCGTTCGAAGAAGATTATCTAAGGCAGGACGCCATAGCTCTCAACCTGCAGCGAGCCTGCGAGCAATGCATAGATCTCGCAAACCACGCCATCAAAGTCGGTAAGCTGGGGCTTCCAAAGGAGAGCAGAGACAGCTTTCGCCTTCTGGCCGCCAACGGCGTGATCCCCAAGGATCTCGCCGCACATCTTGAAGGCATGGTAGGGTTCAGAAACGTGCTGGTTCACGAGTACCAGCACCTCGACATAAAGCTGATGGTAGATGTTATTGAGAACAAGCTGGATGATCTGCTTATGTTCGTAGACACGATCGTGGAGCACTACCTGAATAAGGCCTGA
- the mntA gene encoding type VII toxin-antitoxin system MntA family adenylyltransferase antitoxin: MTQQMIKSVAAEAPSRVTIVWRSGKHTTVELAEYLDSPGYEKLREPAFFISAAVEEWGHGIEWGDGELGIDADTLYRLGKEQAGLAYVDAILKHHPTVQAIYLFGSYATEDERDDSDVDIALLLRPEESKMVGSLCQSPLHLELERLLNRNVDLINLRNVSTVLQKEVIFAERRIYDGDMYAADEFEMLTMSLYQKLNEERAGILQDAIRGGRLHQV, translated from the coding sequence ATGACTCAACAGATGATCAAATCGGTTGCCGCCGAGGCGCCGTCGAGAGTGACCATAGTTTGGCGCTCCGGCAAGCATACTACGGTCGAACTGGCGGAATATCTGGACTCTCCGGGGTACGAAAAACTTAGAGAGCCGGCATTTTTTATCAGTGCCGCGGTGGAGGAATGGGGACACGGGATAGAGTGGGGCGACGGTGAACTCGGTATTGACGCGGACACCTTGTACCGGTTGGGGAAGGAACAGGCGGGGCTCGCTTATGTTGATGCCATCCTTAAACACCATCCCACCGTCCAGGCAATCTATCTCTTCGGTTCTTATGCTACTGAAGACGAGCGAGATGACAGCGATGTCGATATCGCTCTGCTGCTCAGGCCAGAGGAATCGAAGATGGTGGGCTCGCTTTGCCAGAGCCCATTGCACCTTGAGCTAGAGCGTCTACTTAATCGCAACGTCGATCTTATCAACCTTCGCAATGTCTCGACGGTGCTGCAGAAGGAAGTGATATTTGCCGAGCGCCGCATTTACGATGGCGACATGTATGCCGCTGACGAGTTCGAGATGCTGACAATGTCCCTGTACCAGAAACTAAACGAAGAAAGGGCGGGGATACTCCAGGATGCCATTCGCGGAGGGAGATTGCATCAAGTATGA
- a CDS encoding DUF262 domain-containing protein, producing MEIEDVPEVSWVDPEEDVNGIAEDISFTEYDISASPNDFNIKTLFDFIGSGVVKIPGFQRNYVWDIKRASKLIESIIIGIPIPQIFLYEEAKNKFMVIDGQQRYMTIYYFMKKRFPRNEKRLELRVIFDQNKGIPETILNNNEYFSDFNLKLPSAQPNQVNKFNGLNYFTLDDADKISFELRTIRNIIIKQNAPDDEHSVVFEIFNRLNSGGINLKPQEIRTSLFHSAFYDMLYRLNLSQNWRALTPSATPDLNMKDVEILLRGFAMLVDGNTYKPSMTKFLNRFSLKAKMFPGENIIYLERLFERFLENVPTEDKIFHSKSGRFNISVFESIFVASCVGAFCNRDLNVSPIGIEKVLSLKEDEGFIEATQFDTASEKNVKYRIERAKEMLV from the coding sequence GTGGAGATTGAAGACGTGCCAGAAGTTTCATGGGTCGATCCAGAAGAAGATGTTAATGGCATTGCAGAAGATATAAGCTTCACCGAGTATGACATCTCGGCATCGCCTAATGACTTCAATATAAAGACTCTTTTCGATTTCATTGGGTCAGGTGTCGTCAAGATTCCAGGTTTCCAGAGAAATTACGTCTGGGACATTAAAAGAGCATCTAAGCTAATAGAGTCGATTATAATCGGGATCCCCATACCACAGATATTTTTATATGAGGAGGCAAAGAACAAATTTATGGTTATAGATGGTCAACAACGATACATGACTATCTATTACTTTATGAAGAAGAGGTTTCCGCGGAATGAAAAAAGACTAGAGCTGAGGGTTATATTCGACCAGAACAAAGGAATACCCGAGACAATACTTAACAACAACGAATATTTTTCAGATTTCAACTTGAAGTTGCCTAGCGCTCAGCCTAACCAAGTAAACAAGTTTAATGGTCTTAACTATTTCACGCTTGATGACGCTGACAAAATATCATTTGAGTTGCGCACCATCCGAAATATTATAATCAAACAAAACGCACCTGACGATGAACATTCAGTAGTCTTTGAAATATTTAACAGGTTAAACTCTGGCGGCATCAATTTGAAGCCTCAAGAAATTCGTACTAGTTTATTCCATTCCGCATTTTATGACATGCTATATCGGTTGAACCTCTCACAGAACTGGCGTGCCTTAACGCCTTCGGCTACCCCGGATCTCAACATGAAGGATGTCGAGATTCTTCTCAGAGGGTTCGCAATGTTGGTAGATGGTAATACTTATAAACCATCTATGACTAAGTTCTTAAATAGATTTTCTCTGAAAGCAAAAATGTTCCCAGGAGAAAATATCATATATCTTGAAAGGCTGTTTGAGAGGTTCTTAGAAAATGTACCAACTGAGGATAAAATATTTCATAGTAAGTCTGGTCGTTTTAATATCTCAGTTTTTGAGTCTATTTTTGTTGCAAGCTGCGTAGGCGCTTTTTGTAATAGAGATTTAAATGTGTCCCCAATTGGCATAGAAAAAGTTTTAAGCCTTAAAGAAGATGAAGGATTTATCGAGGCGACGCAATTCGACACTGCTAGCGAGAAAAATGTGAAGTATAGAATAGAACGGGCTAAAGAGATGTTGGTGTAA
- the gapS4b gene encoding GapS4b family protein codes for MNQHPKDIDQFLPYGEMLRGYMEQSFVNKSDLKDLLRMKGVFIPGSEKQDTIPLLMSLLLSPDEFDYLRECQSTKEDNPKYVFQSLKWDCEQSLIEAVPDDLDFKKIIDLPFSNYSVVGKPNFVQIDNDPNHIVIKYNIERKDYSKNWASNKSTFPGSIELTRNTADNTVRIAIAHTSSETKQVAFATAKHLEKHFKSSGYVNDKSKIEKILFSDFTNSSRIGFLWSLTIDNTSDFFLFDDIVDLEFGPDPDLSLPEDIGWMEKKIERLKLNGKSLHNTFFVEDTKYHHFICLYRLDAKFKFDIKGFKGECIISVSFPDYSRCKDQNAEIEVNVKSLALDLMPKGINLYEIKKLMLKELESKKHEGYAKYTTVKCVA; via the coding sequence ATGAATCAGCATCCGAAGGACATCGACCAATTTCTTCCTTATGGTGAAATGCTTCGCGGGTATATGGAGCAATCATTTGTTAACAAGTCCGACCTCAAAGACTTGTTACGAATGAAAGGTGTCTTCATTCCGGGCTCCGAAAAACAAGATACAATTCCACTTCTTATGTCCCTACTTCTTAGTCCTGACGAATTTGATTATCTAAGAGAATGTCAAAGCACTAAGGAAGACAACCCCAAATATGTCTTTCAGTCTCTAAAATGGGACTGCGAACAATCGCTGATTGAGGCCGTGCCAGACGATCTTGATTTTAAAAAAATAATAGATTTGCCATTCTCAAATTATAGTGTTGTTGGCAAACCTAATTTTGTTCAAATCGATAATGATCCCAATCATATTGTTATAAAGTATAATATAGAACGCAAAGATTATTCAAAGAACTGGGCTTCTAATAAATCTACCTTTCCCGGGAGCATTGAGTTAACAAGGAACACTGCTGATAACACGGTTAGAATTGCTATAGCTCATACCTCTTCAGAAACTAAACAAGTAGCTTTTGCTACCGCTAAGCATTTGGAAAAACATTTTAAGTCAAGTGGATATGTGAATGACAAGAGTAAGATAGAAAAGATCTTGTTCTCAGACTTTACCAACAGTAGCAGAATAGGATTTTTGTGGTCTTTAACTATAGATAATACTTCCGATTTCTTCTTATTCGATGATATTGTTGATCTTGAGTTTGGGCCAGATCCTGATCTTTCGCTTCCTGAAGATATAGGTTGGATGGAGAAAAAGATAGAGCGTTTAAAGTTGAATGGTAAGTCGCTGCACAACACCTTTTTTGTTGAGGACACTAAATACCATCATTTTATATGTTTGTACCGTCTAGATGCCAAGTTTAAATTTGACATAAAAGGGTTTAAGGGTGAGTGTATAATTTCTGTTTCTTTCCCAGATTACTCAAGATGCAAAGACCAGAATGCTGAAATCGAAGTTAACGTAAAGTCACTGGCTCTGGATTTAATGCCAAAAGGGATCAACTTGTATGAAATAAAAAAGTTAATGCTCAAAGAGTTAGAGAGTAAAAAGCATGAAGGCTATGCTAAATATACTACTGTTAAATGTGTCGCTTGA
- a CDS encoding polysaccharide deacetylase family protein encodes MPQQQSPTLALKVDVDTFCGTRDGIPNLLRIFEEFGVRATFYFSLGPDNSGKAVRRLLHKGFLAKMLRTKAPAMYGLKTMLYGTLLPAPLIGANLAGVIASVKDAGHETGIHCWDHVHWHDHLRQLSREEVAAELGRASSAFQEIFGCRAATSAAPGWTVTSTSFEAQDALGFTYCSDTRGEFPFYPVFSGKRFKTLQVPSTWPTMDELIGENGVTAATVNDIYLKRLKPGLNVHTIHAELEGNALLATFRELLVGLSASGVRFVTLSQAATEYGADAPACAVEMGPIAGRAMPVALQAPAL; translated from the coding sequence ATGCCTCAACAGCAAAGTCCGACCCTCGCCCTCAAGGTCGACGTAGACACCTTCTGCGGCACCCGTGACGGCATCCCCAACCTGCTGCGGATCTTCGAAGAATTCGGGGTGCGCGCCACCTTCTATTTCTCCCTAGGCCCCGACAACTCGGGAAAGGCCGTGCGCCGTCTGCTGCACAAGGGGTTCCTCGCCAAGATGCTGCGGACCAAGGCTCCCGCTATGTACGGGCTGAAGACCATGCTCTACGGCACCCTGCTTCCCGCACCGCTCATCGGGGCAAACCTGGCGGGGGTCATCGCGAGCGTGAAGGATGCGGGGCACGAGACGGGGATCCACTGCTGGGACCACGTACACTGGCACGACCACCTGCGGCAGCTTTCCCGTGAAGAGGTGGCTGCTGAGCTCGGACGCGCCAGTTCCGCGTTCCAGGAGATCTTCGGCTGCCGCGCGGCGACAAGTGCCGCCCCCGGTTGGACCGTAACCTCGACATCCTTCGAGGCCCAGGATGCGCTCGGCTTTACCTACTGTAGCGACACAAGGGGAGAGTTCCCGTTCTATCCCGTCTTTTCCGGCAAGCGTTTCAAGACCCTGCAAGTCCCCTCCACCTGGCCCACGATGGACGAGTTGATCGGTGAAAACGGCGTCACCGCCGCCACCGTCAACGATATCTACCTGAAGCGTCTCAAGCCCGGGCTGAACGTGCACACCATTCACGCGGAACTGGAGGGGAATGCCCTTCTCGCCACCTTCCGGGAACTTCTCGTTGGGTTGTCCGCGAGCGGGGTGCGCTTTGTCACACTTAGCCAAGCGGCCACCGAGTATGGCGCCGACGCCCCTGCCTGCGCGGTAGAGATGGGTCCTATCGCCGGCAGGGCCATGCCGGTCGCGCTGCAGGCGCCCGCTCTTTAG
- the gapS4a gene encoding GapS4a family protein: MGEWSKRVGEKGEDVVGKFLKIVGWGDSLSGTEIPCIRTQKHGAVTKTHGIDYLFSYKSQLVDRTVNHVCMSVKYSASSYPTSPNAKFKGFFEDLATAIECFKKSEIKQTQNNRFSGIDDAQDVGVIFWLTNTNDRSVNITEKVSNIRQVSDYNYDAIYLVDNLKIEFIYKTISYLKLIKPASSIEFFYINTGRNINNTDKFTSGTVMPVEYINSSVIPFKINNSDGTKTFVLSLFDCFHRDRLKRLIGLAHNITSDFTSDVLILFPDYNELVHLNDVMSARAGFSDKKFTETITVANYCNDYREAGI; this comes from the coding sequence GTGGGAGAGTGGTCGAAGAGGGTTGGGGAAAAAGGAGAAGATGTCGTTGGCAAATTCCTCAAAATAGTTGGATGGGGGGATTCTCTCTCTGGAACGGAAATCCCGTGTATAAGGACACAGAAGCATGGTGCAGTTACAAAAACACATGGAATTGACTACTTGTTCTCCTATAAATCACAACTTGTAGATCGTACTGTTAACCACGTATGTATGTCAGTGAAATATTCGGCATCTTCATATCCAACTAGCCCCAATGCGAAATTCAAAGGCTTTTTTGAGGATTTAGCCACCGCAATAGAGTGTTTCAAAAAATCAGAAATTAAGCAAACACAAAACAACCGGTTCAGCGGCATTGATGATGCACAAGATGTTGGAGTCATATTTTGGCTCACTAACACTAATGACAGGTCAGTCAATATCACTGAAAAAGTATCCAACATTAGGCAAGTTAGTGATTATAATTACGATGCAATCTATCTCGTTGACAATTTAAAAATAGAGTTTATTTATAAAACTATTTCATATTTGAAACTAATAAAGCCAGCGTCGAGTATTGAATTTTTTTATATCAATACTGGACGAAATATTAATAATACTGATAAGTTTACATCTGGCACAGTTATGCCGGTTGAATATATCAACTCTAGTGTAATACCATTTAAAATAAACAACTCAGATGGCACAAAAACGTTCGTGTTATCATTATTCGATTGCTTCCACCGTGACAGGTTGAAAAGACTTATAGGCCTTGCCCACAATATTACTTCTGACTTTACTTCGGATGTTCTTATTCTGTTTCCCGATTACAACGAGTTGGTACATTTAAACGACGTCATGTCTGCGCGGGCTGGGTTTAGTGATAAAAAGTTTACCGAAACCATCACTGTAGCTAATTACTGTAATGATTACAGGGAGGCTGGTATATGA
- a CDS encoding HNH endonuclease, whose translation MTKKLREQQEKIAALNKAASSWFRQPGQSEAERKLSEQQKRIADFDKATANWFFQMQTEQADSRRKRQPIARAVRNVVWNRDGGVCVECGSNENLEFDHIIPHSKGGSDTERNIQLLCMKCNRTKYDKI comes from the coding sequence ATGACAAAAAAACTACGTGAACAGCAGGAGAAAATCGCAGCTCTTAACAAAGCTGCAAGTAGTTGGTTTAGACAGCCGGGGCAATCTGAAGCTGAGCGAAAACTAAGTGAGCAGCAAAAAAGAATAGCAGACTTTGACAAGGCAACAGCCAATTGGTTTTTTCAGATGCAAACCGAACAAGCTGACAGTAGACGAAAACGCCAACCAATAGCAAGAGCAGTTCGAAATGTGGTTTGGAATAGAGATGGAGGAGTTTGTGTTGAATGTGGTTCAAACGAGAACCTTGAATTTGATCACATCATTCCCCACAGCAAAGGTGGAAGCGACACCGAAAGGAATATTCAACTGCTTTGCATGAAATGCAATAGGACAAAATACGACAAAATATGA